The Papaver somniferum cultivar HN1 chromosome 3, ASM357369v1, whole genome shotgun sequence genome includes a region encoding these proteins:
- the LOC113358294 gene encoding uncharacterized protein LOC113358294 gives MPNEFMDLRRTWNQINSTPNVPSFVPSETYDSVFRPVPDRTYDLSPIQREETWSKEPIVSSSGKHVNINKLFRQYERLEEEGATEETLQAKTRAIHMEVNRRVDNGKEPQEEDSEDDESLENVDNDSATSSTHDYNDHSPIQKEEVESRNTTIIDGKTYVVYESDDDYDFFVHRTPNSEIVDTLNEKSSCDGTHKDYDNLLMEDSDFFSDEDLDIEETDEEWLVKSLNENYNTCDVGV, from the coding sequence ATGCCTAATGAATTCATGGATTTGCGACGTACATGGAACCAGATTAACTCAACTCCCAACGTGCCGAGTTTTGTACCAAGTGAAACATATGATAGTGTATTTAGACCCGTTCCGGATCGTACTTATGATCTTTCACCCATTCAACGGGAAGAGACGTGGTCTAAAGAACCTATTGTGAGTAGTAGCGGAAAACATGTTAACATAAACAAACTCTTTAGACAATATGAGCGGTTGGAAGAAGAGGGAGCAACGGAAGAGACTCTTCAAGCAAAAACTAGGGCCATACATATGGAGGTTAACCGCCGTGTTGATAATGGAAAAGAGCCCCAAGAAGAAGATTCCGAGGATGATGAATCTTTGGAAAATGTTGATAATGATAGTGCTACTAGCTCAACTCATGATTATAATgatcattctcctattcaaaaggaagaagttgagtctagaaacactaccattattgatggtaagacttatgttgtgtatgagagtgatgatgattatgacttctttgtgcACCGTACCCCAAATTCAGAGATAGTCgatactttgaatgagaagtcGAGTTGTGACGGAACACATAAGGATTACGACAATTTGCTTATGGAAGATTCTGATTTCTTTTCCGATGAGGACTTGGATATagaagaaactgatgaagaatggcTCGTAAAGAGTTTGAATGAGAATTATAATACTTGTGATGTaggagtgtag